GGGGAGGTGTAGTGGGTATACGGGGCTCCCTGCCTTTCATTGACGGAGGTTCATTGCGTATACCTCAATTCGCATCCTATTCAGCCGAAAAAAGCAAATGGATCATAGAAGGATATGGTGTTGAACCCGATATTCGAGTAGAAAATGATCCCTATAAAGAATACCGGGGAATTGACCAGCAGTTAAACAAGGCGATTGAAGTAATTCAGAAAAAGGTTGATGAAGAATACGAACCGCTGCCGGAAATACCGGAATTTCCCGATAAATCAAAAGATGGTCAGGAATAATCCTTAATGCGCCATTCCTATATAAAGATAGGGTGTCCGAAAATTTTCGGACACCCTATCTTTATATCCTTCTAAAAATCAGTAAAATTATCTTTTTGTAGTCATATTTTTATATTTGTATATATGTAAATTTTAGAATATTTGTATATTTGCATTTAAGGAGCACACTATAAGATGTCACCAATTAATTCACAATCAAAAAATTCAATGATATGAAAAAACTAACATTCTTCCTATTAATTCTGATGCCCTTATTAATACAGGCTTGTCAGGGAACAGGCAACAGCGAAAATAAAAATCAAAAAGCCTCAATAGTTGCCGGCGAAGATGCCAGCAAAGCTGTAACCCATCTGACAGCAGAAGAATTCAGGGAAAAAGTCGTGGATTACAAAAACAGCGAAAAATGGGATTACCAGGGCGATAAACCCTGTTTGATAGATTTTTATGCCGACTGGTGTGGTCCATGTAAAACCACTTCTCCCATTATAGCAGATATAGCAAAAGAATATCAAGGAAAGATCCATGTTTACAAAGTGGATGTAGATAAGGAACGGGAATTGGCCAGTGTAATGGGAATCCAGAGCATACCCGCATTTCTTTATTGTCCGGTAGAAGGAAAACCCCGGATGAGTTCGGGAATTGGACAATCCAAAGCGGATACCAGGCAGATGTTTAAAGACAACATTGAACAATTCCTGCTTAACAATTAATTTGCTTTCATATCTGTAAACAATCAATTCCAATCAATTCAATTGATTATTCAAAAGGGTGGACCGTCCGTCTCACCCTTTTTTAGTCCCTTACTTACTTTTTATCTTCGTGCATTTTTTGGCAGAAAATGAAATTCTAATGTCTCTGCCTTGCCGGCATGCAGGTTGGGTAACCTGAGATTGAATTTCTTATCCCTAATTATATGCCATTGAATTAAAGGCATTTGCGTCTCTTGCACTTACCTTGTTCTTAAATATGTTCACGGAGTATGATCGGTTTTTCATCAAATGAAAACAATAAATTCAGATCCATTTAGAACCCCATTGAGATTTTTTCGTAAACTTGGTTAAATATAAAAATCAAGTTCTATGAAAGCGCTTAAATTGTTGAAATGGATACCAATAGCAATGGGCGGGATCATCATAATTTCCAGCCAGTACAATTCCACCACCAAAAAAAACATACAGCTTACCCACAACAATCTAAAAGACCACACATGGACCTCCGTAAATGAGAAAGGGAACCCCGCTATTGTGGATCATCAAACCTGCAAGCTCATTTTTTTTGACAATCAAGATTTTGAATTAAGAAAAACCTTTGAATATTCCGGCAGTACTTTTAGAATTCCGGGTAAATATACATTGCAGGACAGTATCATGCACCTTAAAAATCTAATTGGATCCCACAAGGTTGGTAAAGCATTTGTTCACAATGGTCATCAACTTCATATTGAATGGGATCATCAAAGTGTTTTATATGGTAAGGGAACTGAAACATTTCAACCGAAAAGCAACTTTACAGAAAACAGCGATAGTCGAAAATTTCCTGCAAGAATGCAAAGTTTTCTTAATATCGATTGACTTTTACCAGGCAGGCAAAAGTGCTTCCTCTTTCTCAGGGTTATCCTCTGCTATGCCCAATGAATCCATTATTACCGGAGAATGTAAGTCATCAATATTTCTGAAGCCAAGTGCATAACCACCCAAAATTGTATGATTAAAATCTACATCCAACAGGTAACTGCCTCTTTCAAGGGTAATGCTCAGGGAATCATCCATATTCTTTCCTTCTCGTTCCAAAAATATATCGCCCTCAGGATTATAGAGCTTTATTGAAAGATTACCCAAAACATTAAAAGACCATATTTTAACGGATATTTCCTTCTTTCCCTCCACCGAAAGGATTCTTTCCACTTTACTGTTGTTGTATGAATAATTCTTGCTAATGTTAAATGTGAATTGGTTCTCATTCATATAATCAATTTCCTCCTCATTCTGATTTTCAACAAAGTGTTTGGTTACAATTCCGGCAAATATCAGAACAACAAAAAANNNNNNNNNNNNNNNNNNNNNNNNNNNNNNNNNNNNNNNNNNNNNNNNNNNNNNNNNNNNNNNNNNNNNNNNNNNNNNNNNNNNNNNNNNNNNNNNNNNNNNNNNNNNNNNNNNNNNNNNNNNNNNNNNNNNNNNNNNNNNNNNNNNNNNNNNNNNNNNNNNNNNNNNNNNNNNNNNNNNNNNNNNNNNNNNNNNNNNNNNNNNNNNNNNNNNNNNNNNNNNNNNNNNNNNNNNNNNNNNNNNNNNNNNNNNNNNNNNNNNNNNNNNNNNNNNNNNNNNNNNNNNNNNNNNNNNNNNNNNNNNNGGTGATGACCAATCCAACCTATCTTATTCATCAATTTTTATAAATATGAATAAAATGCAGGCTAAATTTAGGTGTAATTGAATTGGCTTGTTAACCGGTGGAAAAGGGAGGACTTCAGAGAAAGCACATAGCGATGGCAATAACTGGATAATTATTGTCTGGTTAAAACCCCGATTAGGGGTTGAATAAAGTAACCCCGGGCAGTGCCCGGGGAGCAGGCACCAGAACTTAAAGCGCTCCAACTGTCGTCATATCAAAAGGCACTGTATAGGCATGGAGCGCAAGCAATAAACCGATATAAAAATCCACATAAGGAATTCTGTAGCTATAAGGACAGTCCAATCCGATTATATTAAAAATCTTATTGGCTTTTGGCTTAACTTACCATGGGCCTGCTCTTTCGCTGCCATCCCCAACCCGTTCCCGCTCTTTGGCGGGATCAGACGGGGTGCCCTGGCAAAATCCCGGCAGTAGTGGTCTAAAATCAGCAGAGTCTGGAAGGGCATCTAAAAAGATTGATATTCGTTACTCTTGCTTCATTGTGCTACTTGTTAATTTTCCTCCTCTTAGTGTGGCTCCCAAAATAATTCCACCACTTATGACAACAATATTTTTAATAATATACTGGCCCTCCAGTGTTAAGGCATAAGGAAAGACTATAAACGTTTCTTCCGGGAAGAAAAACAAAGGAGTAAAAGTTCCCAGCATTTGTAAAAAAAGCAGAATTAATGTTATTCTCAAATAGATATTTAATAGTAAACCCACACCTATAACAACTTCCCATACTGCCAGTGTATAAAGGATGGTTTTCGAGGGTATAAGATGAAAAGTAATAATCTCAATGGTACGTATTGCCAGATTTTCGGCAGGACTCATTCCTTCAAAGAATTTGAGGGCGCCAAACCACAAGAAAATGATACCCATGCTTATCCTTAACAAACCTATTCCATTAGCAGCCATCCAGCGGATTATCCTAACCTCTGTTTCTTTCAATTTATCTGCTTTCAGCTTCATCTTGAGTTTTTACCCTACAACAATCCTATGGATTTAAAGGTTCAAACAAACCATCTATCTGTGAAACAAATTTCTTTCCGGGAATCGGTATTTTTAACAAGCAAAAAACCGTTCTGAATTATTGGAAAGCAGCCAAAAGTTTTCTTATTTAGTGTTTGTCCATAAAGTCAAAGAGATTTAAAAAAGTCTCGTCTAGAATGTTCGCTGGCAAGGCTTTCGAGTTTTGAATGCCAGGAGTTTACTTGATGTAATTGACTGGCATGAAAAACGAGCGTAACGCAGCAAGCGGATATTATAGACAGACTCTAATTAATCAAAAAATCTTACATTGCTAAAACCAATCAAAATTCATCATTTCATGGATGAAATCCTATTACATATTGCAGACATCTTTTTTGTAATATTTCACTCAGCGCTAACCATATTCAATGCTTTAGGCTGGATCTGGAAGAAAACACGAAAACTTAATTTAATCACGCTTATTCTTACAGGGGCTTCCTGGTTCATACTGGGGCTGTTCTATGGAATAGGGTACTGTCCGTTAACAGATTGGCATTTTAAGATTCTGCGTAAATTAGGACATACCAACTTACCTTCCTCCTATATTAAATATCTAATAGAACGCATCACACCGTTCAGGCCCGACGCTGAACTTGTCGATATAACTACAGCAGTGGTATTTTTCGTGGCATTGGGTTTGTCGGTATTTCTCAACATCAGGGATGGAAGAATAAAAAAACAAGGTAAGGAATTGCTGTAGCCCACTAAATGACTAAACAGATTTTCAATTTGACCACCTGTCTTTTATAGGAATCATGATGCCATTTCCAACTTACTGAAACTCACTTTCGTCTTTTAAATAAAAGCATAAACACGTGGAATCTCCAAAACAGATATAGTCAGTATTTGGTATCTGGTGAAATTTTGTGCTTTGATACTCTTGGTTACCGGTAAGTTGATGACGGAAAAATCTTTTTTAGAGAGAGTGTAAACTCTTAATAAATAACAACCCAAACATATGATTTTGTTTAATCTTAAATTTATAAGTGTATGAAAAACAAACATTTCACAGGGTGCCTATTGTTATTGGCTATTTTGCCTTTCCTTTCCATTACGGGTGAGGCGCAAACCATTGCAAGGCAGAATATCGGCATCTATGGTGCGGCAGGAACCATAGAGAACGCCGGCATCATTAGCCAAACCATCGGTCAACCCTATTCAACAATCACCTATAATGAAGGTGGAATCCGTATTAATCCAGGTTTTCAGCAATCAGCTTACTTTGGAAACCTGAAAAACACTCAGAATGATTTAGAAGATAAAAAATCATCAAACAAAGATTTTCAGGAGTTAAAAATATATCCCAATCCTGCCAGGGATATAATACATATTGAAACTGTAATTGAACGTGGTTCTTTACAAGTTTTTAACATGAAGGGTAAGAAAATCCTGAGTAAAGAGATATCTTATTCAGGTTCTGATCCAATTCATTGCAGGGA
This genomic window from Bacteroidales bacterium contains:
- a CDS encoding redoxin domain-containing protein, with translation MKKLTFFLLILMPLLIQACQGTGNSENKNQKASIVAGEDASKAVTHLTAEEFREKVVDYKNSEKWDYQGDKPCLIDFYADWCGPCKTTSPIIADIAKEYQGKIHVYKVDVDKERELASVMGIQSIPAFLYCPVEGKPRMSSGIGQSKADTRQMFKDNIEQFLLNN
- a CDS encoding DoxX family membrane protein, with product MKLKADKLKETEVRIIRWMAANGIGLLRISMGIIFLWFGALKFFEGMSPAENLAIRTIEIITFHLIPSKTILYTLAVWEVVIGVGLLLNIYLRITLILLFLQMLGTFTPLFFFPEETFIVFPYALTLEGQYIIKNIVVISGGIILGATLRGGKLTSSTMKQE
- a CDS encoding DUF2784 domain-containing protein, which codes for MDEILLHIADIFFVIFHSALTIFNALGWIWKKTRKLNLITLILTGASWFILGLFYGIGYCPLTDWHFKILRKLGHTNLPSSYIKYLIERITPFRPDAELVDITTAVVFFVALGLSVFLNIRDGRIKKQGKELL